The DNA sequence TTGCAAATTTAACTTTTAAGACTCCTATAGATTTTGGAAAAGATATTCTTGACTTTGATCTATTTGGAGATTGGGTACTAAACTTTACACATGAATATAGAAGTGGAAAAACATTTACATATAATCCAAAAAATCTACCTGGTGTTAATAATAATCTGAGATGGAGACCTCATCAAAATACAAATTTAAGATTATCAAAAGGTTTGAATATAGAAGGTATTAATTGCCAAGTTTATCTTGAAGTTTACAATTTATTTAATGTAAAAGAATTAAACAGTAATCTGAGATCATTATTATTGCCTTATTTGAAACTTTACAACGAATATTTAGAATCGTTAATTCTTCCCGAAGAAGGTGGAAATGATCAACCAGGGGATTATAAAGCAGATCATATAAAGCTACCAAATCCTGGTGATATCCCAACTCAATTGCTCTTCAATAGTCCTAGAGATATTTATTTTGGGATAAAGATTAATTTTTAATGGAGCTTGTATGAAATTGAATTTAATTATAAAAGTAACTTTAATTTTTCTTGCATTTCAATTATCACTTGTTGCCCAAAAGAAATTTGAGCATCACATAAATCGTTTGGCATTAGAGGTTAGTGAAAATGGGGCATCACTCTATAGAGATAATACAATTCTATATCCAACTTGGCCATATGATACAAGATATTATAATTTCTCATCAAGGAAAATGTATATTGAATCTTGGGGTGTATGGATGGGTGCAAAGAACTTTATGGGTGTTGGTGACACAATTGCAAAAGATGCATTTGTTGCTTGCGGAAATATGTATTTGGATATTAATAATATTGTTCCACTAAGTTTGCAAAAAAGAATTCGTTATCCATATCCTACCGTAAGAATTGATGACGGTTCAGGAAGACTTAAAGTAGAAAGTTTTGATGATGTTAATTTAGTAACTTCATTAATATGTGATGAACAAATTGAAAGTGTCTGGACAACTTCATTGGGAATTACAGTTCAATTAAAAACTTATGCATACGCAGTCGAAGGTCATAAAAATTATATTATCTATGATTATAAATTTCTAAATACGGGAAATGTAGATTCGGACGATCTTACTAAGGAATTAAATAAACAGCTTAATGATGTTTATTTTGGGATTTCATTTTCTACAGATATAAAACCCAGATTTGGCGGAACAGAGATGGATGATAACTATGAATATTTTGGTTCAACTTATGATGATTGGGTAAAGGGCGATAAAACTGCAGATTCTACAAGGGTTTTAATTGCGTGGGATGGAGATCATGTTGATACTGAAAATTATGATCCGGATCCAATTACACAAGAACCAAGAGTACCGGGTTATTATGGTTTGGGCATTCTTCATGTTGATAAACAAGCTATTGATGATTTGGAATCCGGTTCTTCAGATGATCCTTCTCAACCCAAAAATGTAACCGATGCATCCGGTCTTGAATCAAGCCCAAGCACACAAATTCAAAAATTATCTCAAGGAGGAAATGAAAATTTTGCCAGTTATGGTGCGGGTAATTTTTTAATGAGTTTTGGACCATATAATATTCCGGTAAACGAAGATGTGCGAATAGTATTAGTTCAAGTTATTGATGGCATTTCAAGAGAAAAAGCTGAAGATCTTGGAATGAAATTATTGAATGGAAATATTACTAAAGAAGAATATAATTCCGAAGTATCAACAGGCAGAGATTCCTTATTTAAATCACTTAACGGAGCAAAAATTGCTTTCAAAAGAAAATATAATATTCCCGATCCCTTGCCATCTCCCGATTCGATTTATGTTGCCACAGGAATAGGAAATATTAAAATTAATTGGTCAAAAAGTGCTGAAAGTGCAATAGATCCTGATTCTAAAAAAGCAGATTTTGCTGGATATAGACTTTACAGAGCTGCAATATCTCCTGAAAATAAATGGGAAAAAATTCTTGAAGTTGGAGGAAATACCGGACTTCCGATTGTACACTCATATATTGATTCAAATGTAATAATGGGATTTGATTATTATTATGCTGTTACAGCATTTGATGATGGTTTGAATAATTATCTAAAACCTGGACAACCATTAGAAAGTTCAAAGCTTACATCTACGGCTTATGTTGGAACCTCGGCCGCAATGGAACCTCAAGCAAGTCACAATTCATTTAAGAAAAATCTTCGGGTTGTTCCAAATCCATTTAATATACGCTCAGTCAATTATGGCGATCCCAACAATCCAAGTGATTTAGAAAATAATAAATTATTATTTGTCGGACTTCCGGGTATTTGTAAAATTCGAATTTTTACGGTAGCCGGTGATTTAGTAAAAACAATTTATCATACAAGTGGATTAGGTTCTGAAGAATGGGATCAAGTTACTGATTCAAATCAATATATTGTAAGCGGAATTTATATTGCACATGTAGAATCCGAATTGGGAGATGAAATAATAAAATTTGTGGTGATAAGATGAAAAAACTAAAGATCTTTCAAATCACTTTTATTTTAATTCTTACATCATCCAAATTTTTTGGTCAAGATAATTTTAATAAAGTTGCACAAAGCGGAATGCAGTTTTTAAAAGTAGGTGTAGGCGCTGAAATGGTAGGAAGAGGCGAGGCAGGTATTTCAAATATTAAAGGTGTTTCTGCAATGTTCTGGAATCCTGCTGGTTTAGCTGAACTTGAAGGCAACGAATTTATTTTTAGTCACAATGCTTGGATTGCAGATATTTCAATGAATGCTGTTGGAATTGGAATGAATTTATATGATTGGGGAACATTTGGGATTAATTTGGTTTGGATGGATTATGGTGAACTATACAAAACTTCGGTTGCTTCATCAATTGAAGAATCTGCACAATATGGTTACGTTGACGAAGGCACATTTTCACCTTCAGATTTAGCTGTTGGACTAAGTTATTCTAAAAAAGTTACCTCACAATTTTCATTTGGCGGACAAATAAAATATATTTATGAAAATTATGGCAGTAATAGAACCATAAATACTACTGGAGAAATTAAGAATACAAATAATACAATGTCTGCTTTTTGTTTTGATTTTGGTACACTTTACTATCCGGGATATGAAAGTTTGGCTTTATCAATGACAATACA is a window from the Ignavibacteriota bacterium genome containing:
- a CDS encoding PorV/PorQ family protein, whose protein sequence is MKKLKIFQITFILILTSSKFFGQDNFNKVAQSGMQFLKVGVGAEMVGRGEAGISNIKGVSAMFWNPAGLAELEGNEFIFSHNAWIADISMNAVGIGMNLYDWGTFGINLVWMDYGELYKTSVASSIEESAQYGYVDEGTFSPSDLAVGLSYSKKVTSQFSFGGQIKYIYENYGSNRTINTTGEIKNTNNTMSAFCFDFGTLYYPGYESLALSMTIQNFSTDLKYQHETFSTPLTFKIGLSMNMLDFFDDKSSNELLFAIDALHPRDYSERLNIGLEYSYLGMFKLRSGYRFNYDEGNFTAGAGIRYSLSNSLGLKMDVSYIIMSSGRFSWPLQLTAGLIMF